A region of Gloeocapsopsis sp. IPPAS B-1203 DNA encodes the following proteins:
- a CDS encoding type I phosphomannose isomerase catalytic subunit, with product MNWYPIKLTTHIRKYAFGERAIADKLGKPCLPPEGVIAETWEISDYQDTTGTVTNGAFAGRTLHDLVLEYPEELVGSGWRGPHFPILEKFLDASHMLPVHLHADDETAKRVYNEPNGKTEAWHIVWAAPGATVLAGLKADFSREQLFDAFIAQDYDSVMVRHPIQTGDTVYVPAGIIHSFGPDALVFEVQQTSDLGNSVMPTDLYGKPLSQEKWYENINTVLDELRSHYQPYPSSGLEIQQGANRRIFCCAGPYFALERLLLSEPLTEPSHSHRCITLTNVGNPVRLEFTGGTEKLERAESCILPASIGEVRIIPDKSATLIAGYVPDLQQDVVAPLRAAGYEEEQIQSLGDIDLG from the coding sequence ATGAATTGGTATCCCATTAAATTAACAACGCACATTCGCAAGTATGCGTTTGGAGAAAGAGCGATCGCTGATAAACTTGGCAAGCCTTGCTTACCACCAGAAGGTGTCATTGCCGAAACCTGGGAAATTAGCGACTATCAAGATACAACTGGAACTGTTACCAATGGTGCTTTTGCAGGTCGCACATTACACGATCTGGTACTAGAATATCCTGAGGAACTTGTCGGTAGTGGTTGGCGTGGCCCGCACTTTCCCATCCTCGAAAAGTTTCTTGATGCTTCGCATATGCTACCTGTGCATCTTCATGCAGATGATGAAACAGCAAAGCGCGTATATAACGAACCTAATGGTAAAACTGAAGCTTGGCATATTGTCTGGGCTGCACCTGGTGCAACTGTTTTAGCTGGACTCAAAGCCGATTTTTCTCGCGAACAACTCTTTGATGCATTCATTGCGCAAGATTACGACTCGGTGATGGTGCGACATCCCATTCAAACTGGAGATACAGTTTACGTCCCCGCAGGAATTATCCACTCATTTGGTCCTGATGCACTCGTATTTGAAGTACAACAAACATCCGATTTAGGTAATTCAGTAATGCCTACCGATTTGTACGGTAAGCCACTGAGTCAGGAAAAGTGGTATGAGAATATCAATACGGTGTTAGATGAACTGCGATCGCATTACCAACCCTATCCCAGTTCAGGATTAGAGATACAACAAGGCGCAAATCGTCGTATTTTTTGTTGTGCAGGACCATACTTTGCTTTAGAACGCTTGTTACTTAGCGAACCGTTGACCGAACCATCGCACTCGCATCGCTGTATCACGTTAACAAATGTAGGCAATCCGGTACGCTTAGAGTTTACGGGAGGAACAGAAAAGTTAGAACGTGCAGAGTCGTGCATTTTACCTGCGTCTATTGGAGAAGTCCGTATTATTCCTGACAAAAGTGCGACTTTGATTGCTGGTTACGTTCCTGACTTGCAACAAGATGTTGTTGCACCTTTGCGTGCCGCTGGTTATGAAGAGGAACAGATTCAAAGTTTAGGTGATATTGATCTGGGTTGA
- a CDS encoding sugar ABC transporter ATP-binding protein has product MEEIYALADRISVLRDGEYVGSLTREEISSERLVQMMVGRPVKDLFERRPEKQLGSVVLEVKNLSDGRKIQPTSLKLHAGEIIGLAGLVGAGRTELSRLIFGADPKASGEVFLNGVPLRIDKPSDAIAAGIAYVPEDRKDQGLFLEMSCRQNIVLNILKRNANSGLLNFKKLGTVASKAVDDFNIRLASLENRALDLSGGNQQKLLLARWLAINPKVLLLDEPTRGVDIGAKSEIYRIISDLAAQGMAILMVSSELLEIIGLSDRVLVMREGRLEGELTGTDITQENIMAYATGATEVGI; this is encoded by the coding sequence ATGGAAGAAATCTACGCTTTGGCTGATCGAATCAGCGTGCTACGCGATGGTGAGTACGTTGGTAGTCTAACGCGCGAGGAAATCTCTTCCGAGCGATTAGTACAGATGATGGTGGGTAGACCTGTTAAAGACTTGTTTGAACGACGTCCAGAAAAACAACTTGGTTCTGTCGTCTTGGAGGTCAAAAATTTAAGTGACGGACGAAAGATACAGCCAACAAGTCTTAAACTTCATGCTGGTGAAATTATCGGGCTAGCAGGATTGGTGGGTGCAGGTCGGACTGAACTATCGCGGTTGATTTTTGGTGCTGACCCTAAAGCAAGTGGTGAAGTGTTTTTGAACGGCGTACCGCTGAGAATCGATAAACCGAGTGATGCGATCGCAGCGGGAATTGCCTATGTACCAGAAGACCGCAAAGACCAAGGTTTATTTTTAGAGATGAGTTGTCGTCAGAATATTGTGCTCAATATCCTCAAGCGCAATGCTAATTCCGGCTTACTTAACTTTAAAAAACTAGGGACAGTTGCCTCAAAAGCCGTAGATGACTTTAATATCCGCTTAGCTAGTTTAGAAAATCGAGCGCTCGATTTATCGGGTGGAAATCAGCAAAAGTTGTTGCTAGCGCGCTGGCTAGCGATTAATCCTAAAGTTTTGCTACTCGATGAGCCGACGCGGGGTGTAGATATTGGGGCAAAAAGCGAAATTTACCGAATTATTAGCGATTTAGCCGCGCAAGGCATGGCTATTTTGATGGTTTCGAGTGAATTGCTCGAAATTATTGGATTAAGCGATCGCGTCTTAGTCATGCGCGAAGGGCGCTTAGAAGGTGAACTTACTGGTACAGACATTACTCAAGAAAACATTATGGCTTACGCCACCGGAGCAACCGAGGTAGGAATATGA
- the xylB gene encoding xylulokinase, with protein MTLNLVNSNYVVIGIDLGTSGVGVVAVNLQGAIAVQATRSYRLLTPHPGWTEQNPDDWIAATFQALTEVVQQLKDYQIVGLGLSGQMHGMVPLDAGGNVLRPAILWNDQRTGKAVTTIETIVPRQELIQRTGNPAITGFQLPKIVWLRESEPQAFSQMHHVLLPKDYLGYVLTGEIATEPSDASGVGCLNLGDRTWDLDILTALDLNPQLFPQVITSTAVVGKLTPEIASMTGLPAGLPIIAGGGDNAAAAIGLGISSTNCDRGSLSIGTSGVIFVPLSQPIPEPEGRVHLFCHADGSYHLLGVTLAASGSLRWYRDTFFPDFSYDELTEWASSAPPGSGGVIFLPHLAGERSPFLDSEARGAWLNLSLAHSKAEMTRAVLEGVAYSLRAALEVIEAIARSAAPKAIAPIHELVATGGGSRSALWLQIITDVLGINLAKPVLTEGAAYGAALLALVGCDVYPNLETVFQLLPAIEEYTQPNSYPVYTDAFQRFTAIYTALKSIN; from the coding sequence ATGACTTTAAATTTGGTTAACAGTAATTATGTTGTGATAGGAATCGACCTTGGTACTAGTGGTGTGGGAGTTGTTGCAGTGAATCTTCAAGGTGCGATCGCCGTCCAAGCAACGCGTAGCTATCGATTACTCACACCGCATCCTGGGTGGACAGAGCAAAACCCCGATGATTGGATTGCAGCAACTTTTCAGGCTTTGACTGAGGTAGTTCAGCAATTGAAAGATTACCAGATTGTTGGTTTAGGATTATCGGGGCAAATGCATGGGATGGTTCCTCTTGATGCAGGAGGAAATGTGCTTCGACCAGCAATTTTGTGGAACGATCAACGTACTGGTAAAGCGGTTACGACGATTGAAACGATAGTTCCCCGACAAGAATTGATTCAACGCACAGGAAATCCCGCAATTACAGGCTTTCAATTACCCAAGATTGTGTGGTTGCGTGAATCGGAACCGCAGGCGTTTAGTCAGATGCATCATGTACTCTTACCGAAAGACTATTTGGGATACGTATTAACAGGGGAAATCGCCACGGAACCATCAGATGCTTCGGGGGTGGGATGTTTAAATTTAGGCGATCGCACTTGGGATTTAGACATTCTCACTGCCCTCGATCTTAATCCGCAGTTGTTTCCTCAAGTTATTACCTCGACTGCGGTTGTCGGAAAATTAACACCGGAAATTGCGAGTATGACTGGTTTACCCGCAGGTTTACCGATTATTGCTGGTGGTGGTGACAACGCAGCTGCGGCGATTGGTTTAGGAATTTCTAGTACAAATTGCGATCGCGGTAGTCTCAGTATTGGCACTTCAGGAGTTATTTTTGTTCCCTTGTCGCAACCTATTCCTGAACCCGAAGGACGAGTCCATTTATTTTGTCATGCTGATGGTAGTTATCACTTGTTAGGTGTCACATTAGCAGCAAGTGGTTCGTTACGCTGGTATCGCGATACTTTTTTCCCTGATTTTAGCTATGACGAGTTGACGGAGTGGGCGAGTAGTGCGCCTCCTGGTTCAGGTGGTGTGATATTTTTACCGCATTTGGCAGGCGAACGCAGTCCTTTTCTTGATTCTGAGGCGCGTGGTGCTTGGCTGAATCTCTCTTTAGCGCATAGCAAAGCAGAAATGACGCGGGCGGTACTCGAAGGCGTTGCGTACAGTTTACGTGCGGCGTTAGAGGTGATAGAGGCGATTGCGCGCAGCGCAGCGCCAAAGGCGATCGCACCAATTCATGAACTTGTCGCCACGGGTGGTGGTTCGCGATCGGCGCTTTGGTTACAAATTATTACGGATGTGCTTGGTATTAATCTTGCCAAACCGGTATTAACAGAAGGTGCGGCATATGGCGCGGCGTTATTAGCTTTGGTTGGCTGTGATGTTTACCCGAATTTAGAAACAGTTTTTCAGCTTTTACCTGCAATTGAAGAATACACTCAGCCCAATTCTTATCCAGTTTACACTGACGCATTTCAGCGTTTTACAGCAATTTATACTGCACTTAAAAGTATTAATTGA
- a CDS encoding ribose ABC transporter permease, with amino-acid sequence MSQTARPVRTKTRDRSPVGGRRSTNNLLQVAGILPILLLIGILFTFLTPNFLTPGNIVNILRQASINIVLATGMTFVILTGGIDLSIGSILGVSAVVGVLASLLPGIGWFAVPAALLTGLGLGLLNGALIAFLDLPPFIVTLGALTALRGVAYLVANGTTVINRNLNFAWIGNNYLGPLPWLVVIALLAVFVSWFILRRTVLGVQIYAVGGNQQAARLTGIKVNRVLLFVYGVSGLLAGLAGVMSASRLYSATGMLGNGYELDAIAAVILGGTSFSGGIGTIFGTLVGALIIAVLNNGLTLLNMSFFWQLVVKGLVIIFAVTIDRLRRRSRKR; translated from the coding sequence ATGAGTCAAACAGCAAGACCTGTTAGAACAAAGACACGCGATCGCTCTCCAGTCGGTGGACGCAGATCGACAAATAATTTACTTCAAGTAGCAGGAATTCTGCCAATTCTGTTACTGATTGGCATTCTATTTACTTTCCTTACTCCTAACTTTCTCACCCCTGGTAATATTGTTAACATTCTCCGGCAAGCATCAATCAATATCGTGCTAGCAACGGGGATGACGTTCGTCATTTTAACGGGCGGGATTGACTTATCGATTGGCTCGATTTTAGGAGTTTCTGCCGTAGTCGGAGTCTTGGCATCACTTCTACCAGGAATCGGATGGTTTGCAGTTCCAGCGGCACTTTTGACAGGCTTAGGTTTAGGTTTATTAAACGGTGCATTAATTGCCTTTTTGGATTTACCGCCGTTTATTGTCACTTTAGGTGCATTGACGGCTCTACGAGGTGTTGCCTACTTGGTAGCAAATGGCACAACAGTTATCAATCGCAATCTCAATTTTGCGTGGATCGGTAACAACTATTTAGGACCATTACCCTGGTTAGTTGTGATTGCCCTGCTAGCAGTGTTTGTTAGCTGGTTTATCCTCCGCCGTACAGTCTTAGGCGTACAAATTTATGCTGTGGGCGGTAATCAGCAAGCGGCTAGGCTGACAGGTATTAAGGTCAATCGAGTATTGTTATTTGTCTATGGTGTCAGCGGCTTGCTCGCAGGCTTAGCAGGCGTTATGAGTGCTAGCCGTCTTTACAGTGCCACGGGAATGCTGGGAAATGGCTATGAACTCGATGCGATCGCGGCTGTTATTTTAGGCGGTACGAGTTTCTCTGGCGGTATTGGTACGATTTTCGGCACTTTGGTAGGCGCGTTGATCATCGCTGTTCTTAACAACGGTTTGACGCTGCTGAATATGTCGTTTTTCTGGCAACTCGTCGTCAAAGGTTTAGTCATTATCTTTGCGGTCACAATCGATCGTCTGCGGAGACGTTCTAGAAAGCGCTAA
- the xylB gene encoding xylulokinase, with product MLLGIDLGTSSVKALLLDTDGTVVGEASSAYDVNAPYPGWAETDPEAWWKSVAIAVKNAVKNPKDIQAIALSGQMHGVVLIDSEGTPLRPAILWADTRSSEMLPKYDGLAADLRSKLANPIATGMAGASLLWLRQYEPETYAKARWVLQPKDWLRLRLTRKVAAEPSDASGTLLYDVVSDCWALDVIATLKLRSDWLPELLPSSSSLAGNLTPKAATHLGLIVNTSVIAGAADTAAAALGNDLVQPGTVQLTVGSAAQIITPRSQPIIDPHGRTHLYRAALPQQWYTLAAIQNAGLALEWVKGILDYSWEQVYAEAFVVSPGCEGLTFLPYLTGDRTPHLDPHARGAWVGLGLHHTRAHLMRAALEGVAFSLKQGLEAITATGVTVSQLRLAGGGTLEPVWQQLLADVLQVPLYTTTVAAASARGAAILAGMGIGVLQDAIATQTSGQNTTPNNPDSSLEAAWQRYQLLYPSLHQWHHLGD from the coding sequence ATGCTCCTGGGGATTGATTTAGGTACTAGTTCTGTTAAAGCATTACTTTTAGACACAGATGGAACAGTAGTTGGTGAAGCTTCGAGTGCTTACGATGTGAATGCACCATATCCAGGATGGGCGGAAACTGATCCTGAAGCCTGGTGGAAATCGGTTGCAATTGCTGTTAAAAATGCCGTGAAAAATCCCAAAGATATACAAGCGATCGCACTTTCTGGGCAAATGCACGGCGTTGTTTTAATTGATAGTGAAGGTACGCCGTTACGTCCGGCGATTCTCTGGGCAGATACGCGATCGAGTGAAATGCTGCCAAAATATGATGGACTCGCTGCTGATCTTCGCAGTAAACTTGCTAACCCCATTGCTACAGGTATGGCAGGAGCCAGTTTATTATGGTTACGTCAATACGAACCCGAAACTTATGCAAAGGCGCGGTGGGTACTACAACCGAAAGATTGGTTACGCTTGCGCCTAACACGGAAAGTCGCCGCTGAACCTTCAGATGCTTCAGGAACGTTGCTTTATGATGTTGTCTCCGATTGCTGGGCGCTTGATGTTATTGCCACCTTAAAATTACGTTCCGATTGGCTACCTGAACTTTTACCATCAAGTAGTAGCCTTGCGGGAAATTTAACACCAAAAGCTGCTACACATCTTGGGCTAATTGTCAATACTTCGGTAATTGCAGGTGCAGCTGATACTGCGGCTGCTGCGTTAGGTAATGATTTAGTTCAACCAGGAACCGTGCAACTTACCGTAGGTTCTGCGGCACAAATTATTACACCACGTTCTCAACCAATCATCGATCCTCACGGTCGTACACATCTGTATCGTGCTGCGCTACCTCAGCAATGGTATACATTAGCAGCAATTCAAAATGCGGGACTCGCGTTAGAGTGGGTAAAAGGCATCTTAGATTACAGTTGGGAACAAGTGTATGCTGAGGCGTTTGTAGTGTCTCCAGGGTGTGAAGGTTTGACGTTTTTACCGTATCTGACTGGCGATCGCACTCCGCACCTCGATCCACACGCACGCGGCGCTTGGGTAGGATTAGGGCTACATCACACTCGCGCACACCTAATGCGGGCTGCTTTAGAAGGAGTTGCTTTTAGTTTGAAGCAAGGTTTAGAGGCAATTACAGCCACAGGCGTCACAGTTTCTCAATTACGCTTAGCTGGTGGTGGAACTCTCGAACCTGTGTGGCAACAATTACTCGCTGATGTTTTACAAGTTCCCCTCTACACCACAACAGTCGCAGCCGCTTCCGCACGCGGTGCAGCAATTTTAGCAGGGATGGGTATTGGAGTCTTGCAAGATGCGATCGCCACACAAACATCTGGACAGAACACAACACCAAATAATCCAGATTCCTCTCTAGAAGCAGCTTGGCAACGCTATCAATTACTGTATCCATCGTTACATCAATGGCATCATTTAGGAGATTGA
- a CDS encoding ABC transporter substrate-binding protein, with the protein MKQIALSLGFLSVASTVLVACSPSQNNTTQSQTNPNSKLQSVALTVGDLGNPFFVLMGRGAESEARRIGGEGVRTTIVSSGYDLNLQFNQMENFIAANTSLILLNAGDSAGIAPAVTKAKEAGITVIAVDTGAEGGVDATVTSNNLQAGQISCQYIADRLNGQGNVVIINGPPVKSVIDRVQGCEQSFANYPNIKILSQDQNAEGSRDGGLRVMTDLLTSFKQIDAVFAINDPTGVGAELAARQAKRNEFFIVGVDGAPEAKDAIEDPSSIFVATAAQDPLGMTQTAVQVGNDILNGKKPKDPNILIPVRLITRENVKDYAGWTQ; encoded by the coding sequence GTGAAGCAAATTGCGCTTAGCTTAGGATTTCTAAGTGTGGCAAGTACCGTACTTGTTGCTTGCTCACCTTCGCAAAATAATACAACCCAGTCGCAAACGAATCCAAATTCAAAACTGCAATCAGTAGCTTTAACAGTAGGCGATCTTGGTAATCCATTCTTTGTACTTATGGGGCGAGGCGCTGAGTCGGAAGCAAGAAGAATTGGTGGAGAAGGCGTGCGCACCACAATTGTTTCTAGCGGGTACGATCTGAACTTGCAGTTTAACCAGATGGAAAACTTTATCGCTGCTAACACAAGCTTAATCTTACTAAATGCTGGTGATAGTGCAGGGATTGCGCCTGCGGTGACAAAAGCAAAAGAAGCTGGCATTACCGTGATTGCAGTTGATACAGGCGCGGAAGGTGGTGTAGATGCTACCGTCACCTCAAACAATTTGCAAGCAGGACAAATTAGCTGTCAATACATTGCAGATCGCCTGAATGGGCAAGGTAATGTTGTTATTATCAATGGTCCACCTGTTAAATCAGTTATTGACCGCGTTCAGGGTTGCGAACAAAGCTTTGCTAATTACCCTAACATCAAAATACTTTCTCAAGACCAAAACGCTGAAGGTAGCAGAGATGGTGGTTTGAGGGTAATGACCGACCTACTAACTTCGTTTAAACAAATCGATGCCGTGTTTGCGATTAACGATCCGACCGGAGTAGGTGCAGAGTTAGCCGCAAGGCAAGCCAAACGTAACGAATTTTTCATTGTTGGCGTAGACGGCGCGCCTGAAGCCAAAGATGCGATCGAAGACCCTAGTAGTATATTTGTGGCGACAGCTGCTCAAGATCCTTTGGGCATGACCCAAACAGCAGTTCAGGTAGGCAACGATATCCTCAACGGGAAAAAGCCTAAAGATCCTAACATCTTGATTCCAGTCAGATTGATTACGCGAGAGAACGTGAAAGATTACGCAGGTTGGACACAATAG
- the rbsK gene encoding ribokinase — protein MNPRVLVFGSINMDLVTKVPHLPIPGETLLGHSFATVPGGKGANQAVAVARLGVPTAIVGRVGKDQFGQELLRNLQSDRVQTDGVYIDPSNTSGVAVIAVDDNAENHIIVIPGANGNVGEEDIKRLTQQLSAAVLLLQLEVPLFAVQKAAQAAQQTGVKVILDPAPAPTELPSELYPVVDIITPNAVEAGQLVNFRVDSLESAEKAALVLQQRGVKTAIIKLGAKGVFCATPDETFFVPAFSVKAVDTVAAGDAFNGGLAAALSQGYSLREAVVWGAATGALATTKSGAQSSLPTRETVEAFLQEHERN, from the coding sequence ATGAATCCTCGTGTCCTCGTCTTCGGTAGTATAAATATGGACTTAGTTACCAAAGTTCCGCACTTACCTATTCCTGGCGAAACTTTATTAGGTCATAGTTTTGCGACTGTGCCTGGAGGAAAAGGCGCGAATCAAGCGGTAGCAGTGGCGCGCTTAGGAGTACCTACAGCAATTGTGGGACGCGTGGGAAAAGATCAATTCGGGCAAGAGTTACTGCGAAATCTGCAAAGCGATCGCGTTCAAACTGATGGTGTATACATTGATCCGTCAAATACTTCAGGAGTTGCAGTCATTGCAGTAGACGACAATGCCGAAAATCATATTATCGTGATTCCTGGTGCCAACGGCAATGTTGGTGAGGAAGATATCAAACGTCTCACACAGCAGCTATCAGCAGCAGTCTTGCTATTACAACTAGAAGTTCCACTTTTCGCGGTACAAAAAGCAGCACAAGCAGCACAACAAACAGGTGTTAAAGTCATTTTAGACCCAGCGCCAGCACCTACTGAGCTACCATCAGAACTTTATCCGGTAGTTGATATCATTACACCGAATGCAGTAGAAGCAGGACAATTAGTAAATTTTCGAGTCGATAGTCTTGAAAGCGCCGAAAAAGCGGCATTAGTACTACAGCAACGTGGTGTCAAAACAGCAATTATCAAGTTAGGTGCTAAGGGCGTTTTCTGTGCCACCCCAGATGAAACCTTTTTTGTTCCTGCTTTCTCTGTAAAAGCTGTAGATACCGTTGCAGCAGGAGACGCATTTAATGGTGGACTAGCAGCCGCGTTATCTCAAGGATACTCGCTTCGCGAAGCCGTTGTATGGGGCGCGGCAACTGGTGCGCTGGCAACGACCAAGTCAGGCGCACAATCCTCATTACCTACACGCGAGACAGTTGAAGCTTTTCTCCAAGAACACGAACGAAATTAA
- a CDS encoding ATP-binding cassette domain-containing protein has product MTATQSSTIPRLEMRGISKKFHGVSALSNVDLSVYPGEVHALMGENGAGKSTLMKILAGAYENDEGEIRINGETVKISDPKAARQAGIALIYQELNVAPNLTVAENIFMGSEFTKGYLLDRDRMNQEAAQVLNSLGASFGPNDVVSSLSIAEQQQVEIARALKDNSRILVMDEPTAALSDRETERLFELIRKLRADGIAIIYISHAWKKSTLWLIESACYAMVSTLVV; this is encoded by the coding sequence ATGACAGCAACTCAATCTTCCACAATTCCCAGACTCGAAATGCGCGGCATTTCAAAGAAGTTTCATGGTGTATCAGCACTAAGCAACGTTGACTTGAGTGTGTATCCAGGCGAAGTTCATGCGCTGATGGGTGAAAATGGCGCGGGTAAAAGTACGCTGATGAAGATTCTCGCGGGGGCTTACGAAAACGATGAAGGCGAGATTCGGATCAACGGCGAAACGGTTAAAATTTCTGACCCCAAAGCCGCAAGACAAGCAGGTATTGCGTTGATTTACCAAGAACTCAACGTTGCACCCAATTTAACTGTGGCTGAAAACATTTTCATGGGTAGCGAGTTTACCAAGGGATATTTACTCGATCGCGATCGCATGAACCAAGAAGCCGCACAGGTACTTAACAGCTTGGGAGCAAGTTTTGGACCAAATGATGTTGTTTCTAGTCTCTCGATTGCAGAACAACAGCAAGTTGAAATTGCGCGGGCGCTGAAAGATAATAGCCGCATCCTTGTTATGGATGAACCAACAGCAGCCTTATCAGACCGCGAAACTGAACGTTTGTTTGAATTGATTCGCAAACTGCGTGCTGATGGCATTGCCATTATCTACATTAGCCATGCATGGAAGAAATCTACGCTTTGGCTGATCGAATCAGCGTGCTACGCGATGGTGAGTACGTTGGTAGTCTAA